The Streptococcus sanguinis genome contains the following window.
GCTGCCGCCTGAGTTTAGCGTTGCAATCAAAACAGCCAAGGCCATCATTGGCAAGAGGAAACGCGGTCCCAGATAAGAAGTCAAAGACAAGCCGCCTTGTATCATACCCATTCCCATACTGAAAATGACAATGTAAGGGAGAATGGCCGACATAAAGATGGCCTGCATAATGACAGAACCCTCGCTCAAAAGCCTGATATTGTAGCGCCAGACAAACTTTTTGAGATTTTTTGCTTCAGCAATATTGATGTCATGCACGCGCTCCCGCTTTCCTACTGAAGAGCCTGTCATGAGAGCTGCCTCATAAAATTCTGGAATTACCTTGGTCTTTACGATGAAAAATAGAAGAGCTGCAACTGCCACCCAGCCCAAAATCCCAGCAAGGAAGCTGTATGAAAAGGATGAAGAATAAAATCATAAAAAGCCTGAACTGGAGGGAAGAAAGCTTTAACCTCTGTACGATTTATAACGCTTCTGCTGTTCATTTGATTAATCATAAAATAGAGGAAAAAGGAGCCAATGGAGACAAGAGCCAGAATGACATTGGACAGGATGGTCTTGTACTTCCTGAAAAAGGCTGTCTTGGTAATAAAATGGACGGCAATCAAAATCAGAAAGGTGATAACTGAACTTAAAATCAGAATAGCAAGCAGAGCCAAGGGTAGGCCCAAGAAAGGATTACCACCTTGAAAAGCCAAAACCAAGAAATAACTGAACATAGGCAAAATGGCAATCAGCAAGGTCAGAATAACCGAAATGCTTTTTCCGACGATGATTTCTGCTTCGCTAAAAGCATAGGGGCGATAAGACTGCAAGTCCTTGCTTTCATAAAAGACATTGTAAAAAACCAGAAAGCCCTGAGACATAGAAAAGAGAGCAAAAGCAGAAACCAAATTGGCAAAGAGACCTGGATTGCCAACTAGTTGGTTCAGGGAGCCCATCAAACCGAAAAGAAAGAGATAGACCAGTCCTAAGATCAGATACATGCGGATAGCCTTCAGCGATACATTGACCTTGCGCTCAGGATTCTTAGCTTGCATCTTGCGGTACTGCTGCAGCTGAGAAGGCTGAATAGCATAGAGAATGTTGATATCAACGAGTTTTTTTATAGCTTTAATGCGCATCAGGACTCACCTCTTCTCTACGGCCTGCCAGACCAAGATAAATGGTTTCAAGAGACTGTTCTGGATGTTGGCCTTTTAGTTCTTCAATAGTTCCGTAGAAAATCAATTTCCCTTTTTTGAGAATGGCCACCTTATCACAGAGCTGCTCTGCCACTTCCAAGACATGGGTTGAAAAGAGAACTGTATTTCCTTTATCCGCATGCTCCCGCATCATCTGCTTGAGGTCAAAAGCCGCCTGCGGATCAAGACCAGTCAGCGGCTCATCCAGCACCCAAATATCCGGGTCAGACAAAAGCGCCGCTATGACGAAGACTTTTTGCCTCATCCCATGAGAGAATGAATCAATGACCTCATAACGATGAGATCCAAAGTCGAAAATATGGAGCAGATTTCCCAGTCGCTCTTCGACTTCAGCATTTGTCATATCGTAAGAAGTCGCTACCAGTTCCCAGAACTCATTGGCAGTTAGGCGCAAAAATAAATCTGGTGAATCAGCTACATAGCCGATTTTTTTCTTGATTTCCAAGCGATTAGCGGATAATTCTTTCCCATCTACAAAAATCTGTCCACTACTAGGATTGATGACGCTGACTAATGACTTAATGGTAGTAGATTTTCCGGCGCCATTGTGACCAATCAGACCGACGATTTCTCCGCTTTGCAAGGTTAGATTCAGCTGATTGAGAGCTACCGTTCCTTCATAAACTTTAGTGACATCTTTAAATTCAATCATAAGAGAGCTCCTTTACCGATTTCTATACAGATTAGTATACTCTTTTTGCAGCTTTTTGTCTCAGCTGAAAATGTTTCATTTTCAATTTTAAAAAGATTTCTCAAATTATAAAAGAGTTAAGTGTTTATGATAGTGAAAAGCGCAAACGATTGCGTCTTTCTGCTTCTTTTGGTACAATAAAGCCTAGCAATAAGAATTATAGGAATCACAGTATGGAAAATCAAACTTTAATGCAGTATTTTGAATGGTATCTGCCAGATGACGGTCAGCATTGGAATCGCTTGGCAGAAGACGCACCTAACTTAGCAGCGAAAGGAATTCGCAAGGTCTGGATGCCGCCGGCTTTCAAGGGAACCAGCTCTAATGATGTCGGATATGGCGTATATGACCTCTTTGATTTAGGAGAGTTCGACCAAAAAGGGACTGTACGCACCAAGTATGGCTTGAAGGAAGAATACCTCCGAGCAATTGAAGCGCTTGAGCAGAACGGCATTGAGGCTATTGCGGATGTTGTCCTCAATCACAAGGCCGCAGCTGACTACAAAGAGCGTTTTACCGTCGTTGAAGTTGATCCTAATGACCGCACAAAGGTCTTGTCAGAACCTTTCGAGATTAAAGGCTGGACTAAGTTTGTCTTCCCAGGCCGCAAAAAAGCTTACAATGACTTCGAATGGCACTGGTACCACTTCACCGGCACTGACTATGATGCAAAAAACAACAAGTCAGGCATTTTTCTCATCCAAGGCGACAATAAAGGTTGGGCAGATGATGAGCTAGTAGACAATGAGAATGGTAACTACGACTATCTCATGTATGCGGATATTGATTTCAAGCACCCCGAAGTCATCCAGAATCTCTACGACTGGGCTCATTGGTTTATTGAAAGCACTGGTGTTCATGGCTTTCGCTTAGATGCTGTTAAACACATTGATTCATTCTTTATGAAGAATTTCATCCGCGATATTACTGAAAAATACGGTGACGATTTCTATGTCTTTGGGGAATTTTGGAATAGTGACGAGACAGCCAATAACGATTATCTAGAAAGTATTGACTACCGCTTTGACCTAGTTGATGTCAAGCTCCATCAGAATTTATTTGATGCCAGCAAATCTGGAGCAGACTATGACCTGCGAACTATTTTTGATCAAACACTTGCACAAAATCATCCTGAATCGGCTGTAACCTTTGTAGACAATCACGATACTCAGAGAGGTCAGGCTCTGGAATCTACTGTCGAAGAATGGTTCAAGCCTGCGGCCTATGCTCTCATACTTCTAAGAGAAGCTGGATTGCCCTGCGTCTTTTACGGAGACTACTATGGCATTAGCGGAGAATTTGCCCAAGAGAGCTTTCAAGAGGTACTGGATAAACTCCTAGACACCCGTCTCAATCTAGCCTATGGTGAGCAGACCGACTACTTTGACGATGCAAACTGTATCGGCTGGACTCGTCAAGGTAAGGACGATGGTCAGCCAATCGCTGTCCTTATCAGCAATGCTCAATCCGCTAGTAAATCCATGCTAATCGGTCCAGAATGGGTCGGCAGAGAATTCAGCGATTATCTAGGCAACAACGCTCAAATCGTAACCATTGACGACCAAGGCTGGGGAGAATTTCCTGTGGAGGAAAAATCAGTTAGTGTCTGGAGTGTCAGGTAATCAATTTTCTTATAGCAAACTAAAAACCGATTCGCAGTACACTGACGAATCGGTTTTTAAGTTTCTAGGCTTTGAGGTAGTTGAAGAAGAGCTCCTGTTTTCTATAGAACTGCCGTTACATAGAAATCCCCGCCAATAAGATAAAATGAAGTTCACTCACTCCACCAATCCACTTCTTAGATAAGCATCCACCATACGCTCTGTCGCAACGACTGAATCGATATGGGTTCGCTCATAAGAGTGGCTGGATTCGATACCTGCACCTAGCAGGGCATGCTTGACTTCTGCTCCTGCACTCATGGCTGCAGAGGCATCTGACCCGTAGAATGGATAGATATCCAGTTTGTAAGGAATGTCCTGCTCCTTGGCTAAATTTACCAAATGCTGGCGGAAGCCATAGTGATAAGGTCCTGAAGCATCCTTGACACAGATGGAAACCGTGTATTCATCCGTCTGCTGGTCGTCACCCATAGCGCCCATATCAACCGCTAAGTACTCTACCGCTTGCGCCGGCAGACTGGAATTTGCCCCGTGGCCAACCTCTTCAAAGACACTGAAAGCAAAATGAGTCGTCACTGGCAGATGAATAGCTTCCTCTTTATAAACGCGCAAAAGATTGAGCAA
Protein-coding sequences here:
- a CDS encoding alpha-amylase; its protein translation is MENQTLMQYFEWYLPDDGQHWNRLAEDAPNLAAKGIRKVWMPPAFKGTSSNDVGYGVYDLFDLGEFDQKGTVRTKYGLKEEYLRAIEALEQNGIEAIADVVLNHKAAADYKERFTVVEVDPNDRTKVLSEPFEIKGWTKFVFPGRKKAYNDFEWHWYHFTGTDYDAKNNKSGIFLIQGDNKGWADDELVDNENGNYDYLMYADIDFKHPEVIQNLYDWAHWFIESTGVHGFRLDAVKHIDSFFMKNFIRDITEKYGDDFYVFGEFWNSDETANNDYLESIDYRFDLVDVKLHQNLFDASKSGADYDLRTIFDQTLAQNHPESAVTFVDNHDTQRGQALESTVEEWFKPAAYALILLREAGLPCVFYGDYYGISGEFAQESFQEVLDKLLDTRLNLAYGEQTDYFDDANCIGWTRQGKDDGQPIAVLISNAQSASKSMLIGPEWVGREFSDYLGNNAQIVTIDDQGWGEFPVEEKSVSVWSVR
- a CDS encoding ABC transporter ATP-binding protein, yielding MIEFKDVTKVYEGTVALNQLNLTLQSGEIVGLIGHNGAGKSTTIKSLVSVINPSSGQIFVDGKELSANRLEIKKKIGYVADSPDLFLRLTANEFWELVATSYDMTNAEVEERLGNLLHIFDFGSHRYEVIDSFSHGMRQKVFVIAALLSDPDIWVLDEPLTGLDPQAAFDLKQMMREHADKGNTVLFSTHVLEVAEQLCDKVAILKKGKLIFYGTIEELKGQHPEQSLETIYLGLAGRREEVSPDAH